The Deltaproteobacteria bacterium genome segment AGTTGTTGTTGAACTCATATCGGTGCCGGTGCCTTTCATGGATAAGCCTCTTGTTGTAAGCCTGGTGTGCGAGAGTACCGGGAACCAATCGACACGGACAGGATCCCAGCCTCATGGTCCCCCCCAGATCCGAATCAGCCGAACGCTTCTGGACCTGATTGTTCTGGTCGACCCATTCCGTGAGGAGGCTGATCACGGGATGGGGCGTATTCCTGTCGAATTCGGTGCTGTATGCCCCCTTCAGACCCACCACATTCACGGCAAACTCTATTACTGCAATTTGCATACCCAGACATATCCCAAAATAGGGAATCCTCTTCTCTCTGGCAAAACGGGCGGCCTTGATCTTGCCCTCGATGCCCCGGGTGCCAAACCCACCTGGCACCAAGACGCCTTTCATCCCTTTCAGAAGCGCTTCGGGGCCCTGCTTCTCCACGTCCTCGGAATCCACGTAAACGAGATTCACCTTACAGTCATTGGCGATCCCTCCATGAATCAGGGCCTCGTGAAGACTCTTGTACGAATCCTTCAGATGTGTGTATTTCCCGACAATGGCGATAGTCGTCGAATTTTTGGCGTTCCTGATCCGATTGACAATCCGCTGCCATCCCCGGAGATTCGGCTTGCGGGTCCAGATATTGAGGTGTTCAAATATTCTCTCGTCAAGTCCTTCGTGATGGAAGATGAGGGGC includes the following:
- a CDS encoding CTP synthase — encoded protein: PLIFHHEGLDERIFEHLNIWTRKPNLRGWQRIVNRIRNAKNSTTIAIVGKYTHLKDSYKSLHEALIHGGIANDCKVNLVYVDSEDVEKQGPEALLKGMKGVLVPGGFGTRGIEGKIKAARFAREKRIPYFGICLGMQIAVIEFAVNVVGLKGAYSTEFDRNTPHPVISLLTEWVDQNNQVQKRSADSDLGGTMRLGSCPCRLVPGTLAHQAYNKRLIHERHRHRYEFNNNYREPLAEAGLVFSGICPDGDLVEIIEVPQDRHPWFLGCQFHPEFKSRPMDPHPLFREFVKATLGNPGIRKGRKRRI